A region of the Mesobacillus jeotgali genome:
TACTTATTCCATGACCTGAATGGCAGCTTTGATTATGCACTCCCGAAGCGGGCCTTCAAGGTAGCGGCAATGGTGATCACCGCTGCAGCAATCGCCTATTCGACCGTCGTTTTCCAGACAATCAGCCACAACAGGATCCTGACACCAAGCATCATCGGACTGGATTCGCTCTATATGCTGCTGCAGACCGTGCTGATTTTCTTCCTTGGTTCCGGCCATGTAACAGTTGTTAATAAACCGGTGAACTTCATGTTAACAATCGCCATCATGGTTGTATTCGCCTTGCTGCTCTACAAGCTTCTTTTTAAAAAAGGAAACCAGCCCATCTACTTCTTGCTGCTCGTCGGAATCATTGTCGGATCGTTTTTCTCAAGCATAACGACATTCCTGCAGGTTTTGATCGATCCGAATGAGTTCCAGATGGTGCAAGACCGGATGTTTGCGAGCTTCAATAATATCAACACTGATTTAGTATGGCTGGCGGTCATCCTGATTGGCCTGCTGGTCCTATATGCATGGAGATTCACGCCGTACCTCGATGTGCTGTCACTGGGCAGGGAAAATGCGATCAACCTGGGAGTTCCTTATGACTCTATCGTAAAAAAAATGCTTGTGCTCGTTGCCGTATTCATCTCAATATCTACCGCTCTGGTAGGACCGCTGACCTTTCTTGGTTTGATTGTAGCGAATCTATCCTATCAAGCTTTTAAAACTTACCGGCACAGCGTCCTCATTAGCGGGGCGATTTTAATCAGTGTAATCGCCATTGTCGGCGGACAGTGGATTGTCGAAAGAGTCTTCACATTCTCCACGACGCTGAGTGTCATCATCAATTTCATCGGTGGCGTATATTTCATCTATTTACTGCTGAAGGAGAGTCGATCAACATGATCAAGGTTCGTTCACTGTCCAAGTTTTACGGAAAGAAGAGCGTGGTCGAGGATGTGACCGTCAACATTGAAAGAGGGAAAATCACTTCCTTTATCGGACCAAATGGCGCCGGCAAGTCAACGCTGCTTTCGATGGTCAGCCGGCTGCTCGATGCTGATTCGGGGGAGGTGCTGATTGACCAGACAGATGTCAGAAAGATGAAGTCCAATGATTTTTCCAGGGTGGTTTCGATCCTTAAGCAATCGAATTACATGAATGTCCGCCTGACCATCCGCGAGCTCGTTTCCTTCGGCAGGTTTCCTTATTCAAAGGGAAGGCTGACCGAGGAGGATGAGCGTTTTGTCGACCAGGCTATAAACTACATGCACCTAACCGATATGCAGGACCGTTACCTTGATGAATTATCCGGCGGGCAAAAACAGCGGGCGTTCATCGCAATGGTCATCGCCCAGGATACGAAGTACATACTGCTTGATGAACCGCTAAACAACCTGGATATGAAGCACTCAGTGCAAATCATGAAAATCCTTCGCCAGCTTGTCGATGATCTTGGGAAAACAGTTGTCATTGTCCTCCATGACATCAACTTTGCTTCCGTTTACTCAGACCGGATTGTTGCTTTGAAGGATGGAAAAGTCATCAAGGATGGCCCTGCACAGGAAATCATCCAGTCAGACGCGTTAAAAGAAATCTATGATATGGATATTCCAATCCAGGAAGTGAACAATTGCCGGATATGCGTTTACTTTAATTCTTAAGAAAAGGAGAGTTTTAAGATGAAAAAGTTCAGTTGGTTGGTACTTGTTATCACGATGTTATTCACATTGGCAGCATGTGGACCAGAGGAAAAGACAGAAGCAACTTCAGCTTCGGGTACTGGTGAAGCAAAGGAAATGAAGGTCACGCATGAATACGGTGAGGCCACTGTCAAAAAGAATCCAGAAAAGGTCGTCGTCTTTGACTTCGGTGTTCTTGATACACTTGATGAATTGGACGTCGAAGTGACAGGTGTTCCGCAGGCAATCGTTCCTGAATACTTGAATAA
Encoded here:
- a CDS encoding iron chelate uptake ABC transporter family permease subunit encodes the protein MRNSVKFTLLALFALGACALYLFHDLNGSFDYALPKRAFKVAAMVITAAAIAYSTVVFQTISHNRILTPSIIGLDSLYMLLQTVLIFFLGSGHVTVVNKPVNFMLTIAIMVVFALLLYKLLFKKGNQPIYFLLLVGIIVGSFFSSITTFLQVLIDPNEFQMVQDRMFASFNNINTDLVWLAVILIGLLVLYAWRFTPYLDVLSLGRENAINLGVPYDSIVKKMLVLVAVFISISTALVGPLTFLGLIVANLSYQAFKTYRHSVLISGAILISVIAIVGGQWIVERVFTFSTTLSVIINFIGGVYFIYLLLKESRST
- a CDS encoding iron ABC transporter ATP-binding protein, coding for MIKVRSLSKFYGKKSVVEDVTVNIERGKITSFIGPNGAGKSTLLSMVSRLLDADSGEVLIDQTDVRKMKSNDFSRVVSILKQSNYMNVRLTIRELVSFGRFPYSKGRLTEEDERFVDQAINYMHLTDMQDRYLDELSGGQKQRAFIAMVIAQDTKYILLDEPLNNLDMKHSVQIMKILRQLVDDLGKTVVIVLHDINFASVYSDRIVALKDGKVIKDGPAQEIIQSDALKEIYDMDIPIQEVNNCRICVYFNS